TATGGCGATCTACGACACGATGCAGTTCATCAAAAACGATGTAACAACGATTTGCGTTGGCCAGTGCGCATCGATGGGAGCTTTGCTTTTATGTGCCGGTGCACCGGGCAAGCGTTTTTCGCTGCCGAACGCACGCGTCCTGATCCACCAGCCTTCGGGCGGTGCATCGGGGCAGGCAACTGATGTTCGTTTGATGGCGGAAGAGATCATCAGAATGAGAACCCTGACGTCGTCGATAATTTCGCGCCACACCGGCCAGGCATTTGACCAGGTTGAACTCGATGTTGAACGCGACCGCATCCTGACACCGATCCAGGCAAAGGAATACGGTCTCATCGACGAGGTGATCGAACATCGGGAAAAATAGATGATTGACGGTTGATCGTTGTTCGTTGAGCAGTTTTGCAACCAACAACGATCGACGAACAACCAACTAACCAATATGCCCCAATATCATCGTCCAGAAGATATACTTTCTTGCTCATTTTGCGGCAAATCGCAGAATGACGTGCGTAAGCTGATCGCGGGTCCAGGTGTTTACGTTTGCAACGAATGCATCGATATCTGTAACGAGATAATCAACGATGATGAGCAGCAGGCGTCGACGACCGTTCGGACCAATCTGCCGAAACCGCAGGAAATAAAGGCTTTTCTCGATGAATATGTGATCGGGCAGGACGAGCCGAAAAAGCGTCTCGCGGTCGCGGTTTACCAGCATTACAAACGATTGGAGCTCGCTAAACGGCGGAGCGATGTCGAGCTTCAGAAATCCAACATCCTTCTCATCGGCCCGACTGGAACAGGGAAAACGCTGCTTGCTCAGACCTTAGCACGTGTTCTTTCGGTACCGTTCTGCATCGTCGATGCGACGAGCCTGACGGAAGCCGGTTACGTTGGCGAGAGGACGTCGAAAATATTCCTGAATCGCCTGCTCCAATCGGCCGGCGGGGATATCGAAGGCGCAGACGGGGATTATTTATATCGATGAGATCGATAAGATCTGCCGTAAGGATGACAATCCGTCGATCACGCGTGACGTTTCGGGCGAGGGCGTGCAGCAGGCACTTTTGAAGATCCTGGAGGGAACGGTTGCCAATATTCCGACTGCCGGCGGCGGGCGCAAGCATCCGCAGCAGGACTTTCAGCAGCTCGATACCACGAACATCCTGTTCATCTGCGGCGGAGCTTTCATCGGCCTCGAAAAGGTGGTTGAGAAGCGTTTTCGTAATAAATCACTGGGCTTTCAGGCTGAGGTCAAGACCAATAAACAGCGGCATAACGATTCGATAAACAAGCTCGAACCGGAAGATCTGATCAAGTACGGCCTGATCCCGGAATTCGTCGGCCGCCTGCCGGTTCTCGCGACGCTTTCGGAGCTCGATGAGGCTGCTCTCGTTTCGATCCTGACGGAGCCGAAAAATGCCCTTGTCAGGCAGTATCAGCGGAAGTTCGAGTTCGATAATATCTCGCTCAAATTCACCGACGGAGCCTTGACCGCAGTTGCCCGCGAGGCACACAAACGCAAGGTCGGAGCCCGCGGGCTGATGATGATCCTCGAAGAGATCCTGCTCGAATCGATGTACCACCTGCCTACCACGCGGTCGGTCAACGAGATCGTCGTTACCAAGGAAATGATCGAGCGAAAGGTTCCGGTCTTTGAGGTCGTCAACCGGACCGAGGAAGCTGCATAGACGATCACGATAAGCGATCGACCACGAAATAGCATCAAACGCGGCTGTCTGCAAAGGCAGCCTTGATCAGTTTTTGGGGTGAAAAAAATTGCATTCGCAAAATTACCCTCCGAAAAGTGTGAATCGATTCACACTTTTAATAAAAAGCCCTGTTTACGGCATTATCAGGCGAAAAAAGGCTGGATTGGTCGTAGGGATATGCCCATTTGTCGGCCGTAAACTGCCTGATTGGTAGAGTAATTTGGCAGATTGGTCGAACGTGTTTGCCGCGAAACTGCTCTACCAAACGCTGTCTCATCATCTCCGCATTTTCATACATCCTCTTTGTGGTTTATTTTTGGTTTTTTTCTTGATTATCTTCTTATTCTGACCTTCCTCCAGCCTCTTTTTCTTCTTCGCCCATCATTCGCTCTTGGCGAGTGCTTCGACAAAATTCACAGGTTTCCGCAAATCGGCGGCTTTTGCACATATCTAATGTGAACAACGCGTAAATGTAACCGGAAAAATGGCTTGACAAAGCCCCTTATAGCCTTATAATTACGCCTAATCACAAAAAATAGTAGGTTTTCCGTTCGAGTGCCTATTTCCTGCTGCGAACAAACAGCAACGCTCGATGCTTTCGGTTATCCGCTGGAAACTTTATCTATGTCAAAGCGCCCAAGCCCGTTCCGCCTCACCATCGTCCTCGTTTTCTCACTCATCCTCGCCGTTACCGGTTCAGTATTGACAGCATCCGGCGTCAATGCGGCGGGAGAGCGCTTTGCTTTCCTTAGCTCGGTTGGAGAGATATTTGGGCTTGGCAGCCAGGGCGTGCAACCGATCTCCGAGCCGACGCCTGTGATTGAATCTCCACTCGCCACGGCGGTTCCAATGGCTTCTCAGTCCGGCTTGATTTATACCGAAAATTTCGCTGATATAGCGAATTGGACAGATGGGTTCGCATCAGGTATCGGTGCGTCTCGATGGGGCGGCTTGCCTACCAATGGAACTGGAACGATTCCCGACGGGGTGCGGATTTCAACCCAAACAGAAGTGTTTCCGGCAACGGGAAGTTCCGGTGGTGTTCAAAGGGGATCGCTCAGTGGCAATCCGGCTGGCACTATCGTTTTATTGTCCACAGGAGCGACCGATAATACTACTTCCGCCGCAATAGATCTGTTCTTGAACTATTCAGGGGTTTTGGCCGGGACGCTTAGTTTCGATTGGGCATCAGTAAATAACTCAACGGGCGATCGAAAGGGTTCGTTGCGAATATATACCAGTACAAATGGAACGACCTTTACGGAACTAGCTTCAGCGGCAGTTTTGAATTTTACGAATAATTCTGCCACCAGCGGTTCAATCACGAATGTTTCTCTTCCAAGTGGCTTCAACGGTTCGAGTACCGCGCAAATCCGATTTTATTTTCACAACGGAACGGGCGGAACAACGGGATCTCGTCCAAAGATCAGCCTGGACAATGTTCGAGTGACGGCAACTAACATAGCCCCCACCACCCAAGCCTCGAACATCACGTTCTCATCGGTGACAACAAACTCGATGACCGTGAACTGGACGAACGGGAACGGTTCGAAGCGGATCGTGAAGATGAACACGACGAACACGTTCGATGCCCCGGCTGACGGAACCGATCCGTCTGCGAATGCTACGTACGGCGGTTCGGGTCAGCAGGTTGTTTATAACGGGACGGGCAGCAACGTGGCGATAAGCGGTCTTTCGGCCAGCACGAATTATCATTTCCGTGTCTATGAAGCCAACGGCTCCGGAGCGACCAGCGTTTACAATACCGCGACCGCGACCGACAACCCGAGGGCCACTGCGACGGTGGCTCCGCCGACCGCGAGCGTTACAGGGTCGAGCACGATCTGCGCCGGAGGCTCTGGGACGGTGACGGTGACGGTTAGCGGCGGTGTCGCGCCGTACACGGTGGTTTTGACGAATGGCGGCGGAACGCAGTCTGGCGCCGGGCCGACGTTTAATTTCCCGGTCAGTCCGGGTTCGACAACCGGTTACACGTTGGCAGCCGGAAGCGTAGACGCGAGCAGCACCGCGATCACAACGGGCGACACAGCAACAATAACCGTAAACCAGCCCCCAACGCCGTCAAACGCCGGCCCGAATCAGACTGTGGTTGGCTCAACAGCAACCCTTGCGGGCAACACGCCGAGCGTCGGCACCGGAACGTGGTCGATAGTCGCCGGTGTCGGCGGCAGCTTTACGTCGCCGAATAACCCTAACTCAGATTTTACCGGCTTGCCCGGCTTCATCTACACTTTGCGCTGGACAATAAGCAACGCTCCGTGCTCGTCCTCGACAAATGACGTAGTCATAACCCTGAACAAGGCCTCAACCTCTCTCGCGAATTTGACGGTAAACAGCACAGAATTCGTCGGAAATTCGCTCGCCGTGAGCACGACGCTAACGCGCACCAGCCCGCCTCCGGGTGTGGTCGCGGGCGAGATGGTGACGTTTACTCTAACCGGGCCATCTCCATCGGGTACCATCAGCAATTTGTCCGGTACGACGAACGGCTCCGGATCGGCTTCCGTTAATTTCCCGCTAACCGCACGCGGAGCGTACACGATCAATGCGAGCTATGCCGGGAACTCGACGCTGAATTCGTCCACTTCAAACACGCCCTCGGTGTCAGTCTATCAACGCTCACGCTCGCGCCGGCCAGCTGTACGACCGGAACGCCGTGCCCGGTTAGCGCAACTTTGACCACAGTTCCGGGCGGATCGCCGATCCCGGGCGAGTCGGTGACGTTCGATTTCGGCGGAACTCCGGCAAATCTTTCGGGCACGACAAACGCCTCCGGCGTAGCGACCGTAAATCCCACTTTCGCGAGCAGCGGAATTTTTTCGACGACGGCTTCATTCCTAAATACGGCCGGCTTCTTCGCCGACGACAGCGGAAATCTGGTCGCCGAGACATCGATGGCCAACATCACCGTCACCGGCCCGCCGACCGTTTCAAGCGTGAGTCCGACGTCCGGTCCGACGACGGGCGGGAACAGCGTGACGATCACGGGCACCGGGTTTACGGGCGTGACGGGCGTTACCTTTGGCGGTGCGGCTTGCACCTCGGTCAATTTCGTTTCTGACACCGAGATCAACTGCACCGCCCCGGCGCATGCGGCGGGAGCGGTCAGCGTGTTGGTCACGACGCCGATCGGCGCGAACGCGCCGAATACGCTATACACGTACATTAATAACTGTCTGGCAGGCACATACTTTAATGGAAGCGCCTGCGTCGCCGCCAGTGCGGGATTTTATGTGCCAACCTCCGGCCAGACGTCGCAGACGCCGTGCGCGGCGGGAACCTTCCAGCCACTTGAGGGGGCGATAGCCTGTGATCCGGCATCGGCGGGTAACTATGTCCCGGCCCCGCAGGCGATCGCTCAGATCGAGTGCGCTTTAGGAACGTACCAGCCGGGCATCGGACAAACAGCGTGCATAGCGGCATCGCCGGGTAATTTTGTTTCCATCCTGGGGGCCGAAGTTCAGTCGCAATGCCCGGTCGGCCAATATCAGCCGAATTCTGGCCAATCAGCTTGTATCCCGGCCAGTGCCGGTTCGTTTGTCGCGGCTCCGGGATCCCAAACTCAGACGCAATGTGCGGCGGGATCGTACCAACCGAACACCGGAGCGTCGTCGTGCATTTTAGCCGATCCGGGCTTCTTTGTTGCCAACCCGGGAGCGATAGCACAAGACCCCTGTCCTCCGGGCACGACGTCGGGTGCGGGGGCCACGGTTTGCACTGCTCCGGCGACGCGGCTGGTTGCGGAAGCTCCAACCGGGGTCGACTCTGGCAATTGTATTTCGGCGGCCTGTGCGACGATCACGTACGCCATCGGGCAGGCTCTTGCGGGGGACACGATCAGCATTGCGGCGGGGACCTATACGCAGCTGGGCATTACCGTAAATAAGAATTTGACCATAACAGGTGCCGGGGCACCGACGACGATCGTTCAGGCAAATGCTGCGCCGAATACGGCGGCGAACGGCGTGTTCATCGTCAACAGCGGCGTCACGGCGTCGATCGACGGCCTGACGATCCGGCACGGAAAAGATGTTTACGGTGGCGGCATCTACAATAGCGGCATGCTGACCGTCACCAACTCGACCATCTCCGGCAACGTCGCAGCGTCAAAAGGCGGCGGCATCTGGAGCGGCGGCACGTTGAATGTCACAAACTCGACCATCTCGGGCAATACGGGGGGCGATTTCGGCGGCGGCATTCACAATGACTTCGGCACGGTGAGTGTGACCAACTCGACCGTCTCGGGCAATAATGCGGACGGAGCCAGGGGCGGCGGAATTTCAGCTTTCGGCGGCACGGTGAATGTCATCAACTCGACCGTCTCGGGCAATTCGGCAAGTTCCAGTCAAGGCGGCGGCATTTTCCACGAATTCGGCGGTACGGTGAATCTGACCAATTCGACGATTTCCGGTAACACATCCAATTCCGGCGACGGCGGCGGCGTTTACAACGGCCCGGGCAACACGCTGAATGCGCGCAATACCATCATCGCGGGAAACACGGCCCCAACCGGACCGGACTTTTCCGGCACGCTGACCTCGCAAGGGAATAACCTGATCGGAAACACGACGGGCACAACGATCAGCGGCGGCCCAAGCGACATTATCAATGTAAGTGCCGGGCTCGCCCCGCTTGCCAATAACGGCGGGCCGACCCAAACGCATGCGTTGTTTGGCAACTCGCCGGCGATCGATGCGGGGAATAATTGTGTGTTTGACGACACCTGTTCGCCGGCCCTTGGTTCGCCGATCACGACCGATCAACGCGGATCGCCGCGAAAGATCGACGGCAACGACGATCTGAATGCCGTTGTCGACATCGGTGCCTACGAGCGCGCGGAATGTTCGGACATCACGGTCGTCAACAACGCCAACAGCGGAGCGGGCAGCCTGCGTCAGGCCGTACTTGATGCCTGTGCGGGAAGCACTATCACGTTTGACATGAACACGGTCGTGAGCCCGATCTCGCTGTCGGGCGGCCAGATCGCGATAGACAAAAACCTGACGATCCAGGGGCCGGGAGCGGGTTCGCTGGCGGTGCAGAACACGGCCGCCCCGGGCTCGACAAGCCGTGTCTTTGTTGTCAATTCCGGTGTGACGGCAACGATCTCAGACCTGACCCTCACAGGAGGATGGGCCGATCCTCAAGGCGGCGGCATATTGAACAGCGGCACGTTGAATGTCACCAACACGACCATCTCTGGCAACATAGGAGCGTCAAAGGGCGGCGGCATCTGGAGCGGCGGCACGTTGAATGTCACTAACTCGACCATCTCGGGCAATACGGGGGGCGATTACGGCGGCGGCATTCACAATGACTTCGGCACGGTGAGTGTGACCAACTCGACCGTCTCGGGCAATAATGCGGACGGAGCCAGGGGTGGCGGAATTTCAGCTTTCGGCGGCACGGTGAATGTCATCAACTCGACCGTCTCGGGCAATTCGGCAAGTTCCAGTCAAGGCGGCGGCATTTTCCACGAATTCGGCGGTACGGTGAATCTGACCAATTCGACGATTTCCGGTAACACATCCAATTCCGGCGACGGCGGCGGCGTTTACAACGGCCCGGGCAACACGCTGAATGCGCGCAATACCATCATCGCGGGAAACACGGCCCCAACCGGACCGGACTTCTCCGGCACAATGACCTCGCAGGGATATAACCTGATCGGAAACACCGCTGATACGACCGTCAGCGGCGGTTCGAATGACCTTCTCAATGTGAATCCGCTGCTCGGCCCCTTGGCAAACAACGGCGGCCCGACGCAAACCCACGCACTGCTCCCCGGCAGCCCGGCGATCGATAAAGGCATCAATGCGCTTTCACTGACCACCGACCAGCGCGGAGCGGGATTTGCTCGTGTGATCGATAATGCGGCGGCGAATGCCGCTGACGGTACGGACATCGGCGCTTATGAAGCTCCGCCGCCGTCCCCGACTGTTACGAGCGTTAATCCGACCTCCGGCCCGCAGGCGGGCGGCAACAGCGTCACGATAACGGGTACTGGCTTTACGGGCGTGACGACTGTTACCTTCGACGCATTGGCCTGCACGGCGGTGAATTTCGTTTCGGATACTCAGATCAGCTGCACAGCACCGGCACACGGCCCCGGAGCCGTCAGCGTCATCGTCACAACCCCGGGCGGCACGAATGCCGCGAATACGCTCTATACATATGTTACTCCCTGCGTGACGGATCCGGTCGTAACTACGAATACCGATAGCGGAGCCGGAAGCTTGCGTAACGCCATCGCCGAAGCTTGTGCGGGCAGTACGATCACATTTGATATGAATGCCGTCGTGAGCCCGATCGGGCTGACTAGCGGAAATCTCGTAGTCGACAAGAATCTGACCATTCAGGGGCCCGGAGCAGGCGTTCTCGCTGTTTCCAACACCATTGTGCCCGCCTTCGGAGTTGGTCCCGACAGTCTCCGAATTTTCAAGGTGCAGGCCTCAGTCACGGCAACGATAAGCGGGCTGACCATCAGGGATGGAAAGCTACAGTGGAATAACCTCACGCCGGCGCAAAACTGCAACCCCGAGTGGTCACTCGGCGGCGGAATCTTGAATTCCGGTAACCTGACAGTTGATCACGTTATCGTAAGGAACAATGAGACGGCGACCTACGAGTTCTCTCCTCAATGTTCACAAACTGGCCAAGGCAACGGCATTTTTAACTTTGGCACTCTGACCGTCAATAGTTCGGAGATCAACGACAATGGCGGGATTAACGGATGGGGCTATGGCGGCGGTATCAGCAACCATGGGCTTCTCTATGTGAATGATTCTACGATAACGAACAATCGAGTCGCAGGACTTGTTGCAGGCGGGGGTATTTACAATGAGCCTGGTGCAACGGCTTACATCAACAGGTCGACCATTTCGAATCATAGTCAAAACGGGATTGCGAACGGCGGTCAATTGTATGTGGATAATTCTACGATCTCTGGCAATGCGACCGGTGGAATATCGAACGTATGTGCTTTTGCCAGGGTCACGAATTCGACCATTACAAACAATTCCGTAAACGGATTATTTGGCGGATTTTGGACCTATTCTGTATGCTTTGGCAGCAGCAATGTCACCGAATTCCGCAATACTATCATCGCCGGGAACACGGTCGGGGATTTTTATTTTGATGCCGGATCGTACACTGGGAGCCCCTATCCCCAAGCGGTTTCCCTAGGGAATAACCTGATCGGCATCGTCCCGGCCGAGGTATCTGGAATACCGTGGAACTCCGGATTTAATGCCCCGGGCGACCAGATAGGAAGTCCTGCCACACCGATCAACCCATTGCTCGGTCCCCTGGCAAACAACGGCGGCCCGACGCAGACCCACGCACTGCTCCCCGGTAGCCCGGCGATCGATAAAGGCATCAATGCGCTTTCACTGACCACCGACCAGCGCGGAGCCGGATTCGCACGGACGGTGGATAATTCACCAACTAATGCCGCCGACGGTACGGACATCGGAGCGTACGAGGCTCCGATAGCGCCGACAGTTACCTCCATCAACCCAGGTTTCGGCCCGACGGCGGGCGGGAATAGCGTGGTTATCACGGGAACGAACTTCACGGGTGCGACGGTGGCCTTTGACGGCCTGGCGTGCCCGATCACGGGCAACACTGGAACACAGATAACGTGCACCGCACCGGCCCACGCTGCCGGTCCGGCCAATGTCGTGGTCACAGCATCGGGCGTCCCGAGTACTCCGCCTTTGGTTTATACCTATGAGGACGAAACGACGGTCGCGGTTGATGGTTCGGGGAACTTGACCATCACGGATACGAATGGCGGGAATAGTAATGACAACATCGTCATCGCGTGCACGACCGCACCGGATACGATCGTCATCACCGATTCCGGCACCGGTTTGAATCAGACGGTTTTGGCTTCGTCGGTCACAGGCTCGATCACCATCAACACGCTCGGCGGCAACGATACTCTGACGGTTAACCTCTCAGGCTGTGACTTTATCAATGACGGCGTTGGTGGCGGGTTGTTCTTCAACGGCGGCTCCCCAACTACTGGGCCGGGCGATAAGCTAAACATCGTTGGCGGTTCGACGACGACGCAGACGTTTATTTTTACAAACGAAAATGACGGTAGCGTTGTACTCGCCGGAGGATCGCGCTCAGGAACGATCAGCTACACGGGGCTCGAGCCGGTGAGCTCGACCGTCACGGCGGCGAATGTCATTTTGAATTACAGCACGTTGACGGAAACGATCACGGTTTCGCAGGACGCAGGGACGCCCGCGCAGACACTGGTCGATTCCAACGTCGGCGGCGAATCGGTTTCCTTCGTAAACCCGACCACATCTCTAGAGATCAACGGCGGTGATACGGGCGACGACACGATCAATGTCAATGGTTTCGGCACGAGCGGCGGCGGATTTACTGCCGGGCTGACCATCAACGGCGGCACCGGAAACGATACGGTCAATCTCAACGCAGACATTAATTTTGCGTCGAGCAACAGCCTCGACGTTGACCTCCAGAACGACAACGCCTCACCCGGCACCGATACCATCAGTGTTGGGGCGAACGCCAATCTGATCCTGTTGGGCACAGGTACAGCGTCGCTCGGTGCTAGCCGAAATATCGCGATGGCGAGCGGTTCGAGCGTTGTTACAGCAAATGGCAACAATACGCTCACTGCTAACCAGCAATTAACACCATCGTCGGGTAATTTTGCCGGGATCTTGCTTTCGGGAGCCACGGTGGATGCGACCGGTACTGGTGTTGTTTCGCTTTCGGGCAGAGGCGGAGATACGGGAGATAACAACTTTGGCATTTTCGTGAGTGCCGGCTCGACGGTGCGCGGCGGAAATCAGGTCGGCGTCATGACGACCGATATTCTTGGAACCGGCGGTTCGGCCGGAAACCTCAACCGTCACGGTATTGATGTCGATAGTTCGACCGTCACCTCGCGGGGCGGAAATGTGCGTGTTCGCGGCTTTGGCGGCGGCGGCACAGGCAGCGACCGATACGGCGTAATTCCGATCAATAACGGCACGATCACCTCAGGCGGCAATGGCGACGTGCTCGTTGAGGGCACTGGCGGTGCAGCTAGCGGCGGTAATAACAATGGCGTGATCCCGCACCAGAATGGCGGATTGATCACCTCTGGTGGAACCGGATCTGTAACCGTGATCGGAACAGGAGGAACCGGTGCAAATAGTTTTGGAACTTACGTGTTCAGAGATGGGCGTATCACTTCGGGGGGAAGCGGAGCGGTCAATGTAACCGGGACCGGTGGCGGCGCCGGCAGCGGCGGCGTACGCTTATTCACGGATGGTTCGGCGGCTCGTATAAATTCCGGCGGTGGACCGATAACTGTTACCGGAACAGCGACTAGCGGGGGATTCGGTATTCATCTGGCGAGTGCGGCGGCCCAAATTCAATCGTCGGGGAACGCGGCGGTAACCTTGATCTCGGACAGCATGGCGCTCAATACGAGCACATCGTTTGTCAATGCCGGCACTGGCCCTGTAACGCTTCGCCAGAAGACGAACTTGGTTGCCATCGATCTTGGGGCAACTACCGATCCGTTTGCTGGACCGCTAAGCCTTGAGGATGCGGAGATCGACAAGATAACTGCTGGAACACTTAATATTGGTGACTCGAATAGTGGTGATATTACATTTACCGCCGCGATCGTTCTGACCGACACGCCGGTCATATCAAATCTCGTTCTCACGACCGGTGCCAAGATCATTGACGGATTTTCGGGCACAGAAATAATCGTGTCGAATCTGGCGATGACGGCCGGCACGGGCGTTGGTAACGGATTTAGCGGTGAAGTTGATTTTCAGACGGACACCGTTACGGCGTCTACGACAAGCGGCGGTGTCGCGATCTTTGAATTCGATACGACAAATATCGGTGCCGCTGATATTACCGCCGGTAGCGGGTCGATCATTCTGCGCGGAGGTACGTTTGTAACGGCACCGGGCAGCGACATCAATGGCAACGTACAGCTCTCAGGTATATTAAAAGGTACGGGCACCGTCAATGGTACGCTCAGTTCGACAACGTTGGGAGCCTTTAATGGAACGATCTCACCCGGAGCGAGTCCCGGTATTTTGAATGCCAATGGCAATCTCTCAATGAACAACGCGTCGACATTTGCTGTCGAGATCGGCGGCAATACTCCAGGCAACGCTGTCACAAATCACGATCAGCTTAACGTCACCGGCTCCGTAGATCTGGGCAATGCTACGCTGACACTTGCCCAATTCAATGGTTTCACACCGACGGCGGGCCAGACGTTTGTGATCGTTAATAACGACAGCAACGACCCGGTCACCGGAACATTTGGCGGGGTTGCCGAAGGTGCGGTCATCGCGCCGTTCCTGATTCCCGGAATGCAGGCGACGATCACGTATCAGGGCGGAACGAATAATAACGATGTCGTTCTGACCGCAATGCTGCCGCCGCCGATCATTACGCTTTCTGATCCGAATCCGCTCGGGTTTGGTAATGTTACGGTTGGCAATTACTCGGCGGCTCAAACCTATGACGTGTCCGGTGTCAATCTGACCGCGAATATCGTTGTCACGGCACCGGCGAACTATGAGGTTTCGCTGTCGCAATTCTCTGGCTTTGGTTCATCCGTCAGTATCCCGTTCGGCAGCGGAACGGTCGCAGCGACTCCGATCTGGGTGCGATTTGCTCCAACAGTCCCCGGCAATCCAAGCGTAAATGTCACAAATGCCAGCACAGGTGCGACAACACAGAACAAACCAGTCATTGGCACCGGCGTC
This sequence is a window from Acidobacteriota bacterium. Protein-coding genes within it:
- a CDS encoding fibronectin type III domain-containing protein, with amino-acid sequence MSKRPSPFRLTIVLVFSLILAVTGSVLTASGVNAAGERFAFLSSVGEIFGLGSQGVQPISEPTPVIESPLATAVPMASQSGLIYTENFADIANWTDGFASGIGASRWGGLPTNGTGTIPDGVRISTQTEVFPATGSSGGVQRGSLSGNPAGTIVLLSTGATDNTTSAAIDLFLNYSGVLAGTLSFDWASVNNSTGDRKGSLRIYTSTNGTTFTELASAAVLNFTNNSATSGSITNVSLPSGFNGSSTAQIRFYFHNGTGGTTGSRPKISLDNVRVTATNIAPTTQASNITFSSVTTNSMTVNWTNGNGSKRIVKMNTTNTFDAPADGTDPSANATYGGSGQQVVYNGTGSNVAISGLSASTNYHFRVYEANGSGATSVYNTATATDNPRATATVAPPTASVTGSSTICAGGSGTVTVTVSGGVAPYTVVLTNGGGTQSGAGPTFNFPVSPGSTTGYTLAAGSVDASSTAITTGDTATITVNQPPTPSNAGPNQTVVGSTATLAGNTPSVGTGTWSIVAGVGGSFTSPNNPNSDFTGLPGFIYTLRWTISNAPCSSSTNDVVITLNKASTSLANLTVNSTEFVGNSLAVSTTLTRTSPPPGVVAGEMVTFTLTGPSPSGTISNLSGTTNGSGSASVNFPLTARGAYTINASYAGNSTLNSSTSNTPSVSVYQRSRSRRPAVRPERRARLAQL
- a CDS encoding ATP-dependent Clp protease proteolytic subunit, which gives rise to MALVPMVVEQTSRGERAFDIYSRLLKDSIIFIGTPIDDQIANLIVAQLLFLEAEDPERDINLYINSPGGSITAGMAIYDTMQFIKNDVTTICVGQCASMGALLLCAGAPGKRFSLPNARVLIHQPSGGASGQATDVRLMAEEIIRMRTLTSSIISRHTGQAFDQVELDVERDRILTPIQAKEYGLIDEVIEHREK